In bacterium, the genomic window GCCTTGGGGCTAAACTAGGCAATCATTTTGGGCATCCACACAAGGAAATATTAGAACGTTTTCAAAAAAGAGGGATTCGGGTATATAGAACGGATAAAAATGGAGCAGTAGAAATTCGCTACTGAATGTTTATGAAAAAAATTTTTATTATTTCTCTCTTATTAATTTCCTATCAGGCACAAGCCCTTACGTTAAATATCGCTGCCGATAAACCGAGTGAACAGGCAATCCCTCTAACACCCGCACTTAAAGCTACTCTTAGCTATAATAACGGAAAATTTAATCTAAACC contains:
- a CDS encoding MBL fold metallo-hydrolase, coding for AEYALINDDIKADYLKVPHHGSKTSSTDLFLDKVKPEVASLGAKLGNHFGHPHKEILERFQKRGIRVYRTDKNGAVEIRY